In Novosphingobium sp. MMS21-SN21R, a single genomic region encodes these proteins:
- a CDS encoding ABC transporter ATP-binding protein — MTAPKIAPWSTYLRLWPWLRPYAPRLVLVLLASLIATGLTLAQPLISKLMIDEALIKRDWSMLVRIAGLMVGVTVGGFAVNALVSYRYVALSAAMLFDMRVSLLRHLQTLSPRFYGSFRLGDLMSRLNSDVSDVQRVVGDTLLSVVSNVLFFAGSVTMMLWLDWKLFLVGTILVPLAVASFLHFQRRMTELSRSMRESGADIGSLLVDTIMGMRTVNALGAEAHEAERFRAANGGFIAAMLRMQTVSFMTGALPGTIVTASSAAVMIYGGKQIIDGTMTIGALVAFITYHGRLLGPVQALMGLTASLATARVALARIFELFDTEPDVREAASPQPLPRVLGEIRLDGVSMDHGREEVLRDVDLVIPAGAMTAILGPSGAGKSTLADLLVRFHDPVAGRVTIDGTDLRNVALADLRTRVLLVDQAPFLFNATIAQNIAFARGEASHQEIAAAASAAGLDALLERLPEGLETRTGERGLALSAGERHRIAIARALLRQPDVLILDEPTAALDEATELVVARGLRRALPHATLIVITHKPALAEMADQVVRLEHGRATVGPVVTAHG; from the coding sequence ATGACCGCGCCGAAAATCGCGCCATGGAGTACCTATCTGCGGCTCTGGCCGTGGCTCAGACCTTACGCCCCGCGCCTTGTGCTGGTGCTGCTCGCCAGTCTGATCGCCACCGGCCTCACTCTCGCGCAACCGCTGATTTCGAAGCTGATGATCGACGAGGCGCTGATCAAGCGCGACTGGTCCATGCTGGTGCGCATCGCCGGACTCATGGTGGGCGTGACCGTCGGCGGCTTCGCCGTCAACGCGCTGGTTTCGTACCGATACGTCGCGCTGTCTGCCGCGATGCTGTTCGACATGCGCGTATCGCTGCTGCGCCACCTGCAAACGCTGTCCCCGCGCTTCTACGGATCGTTCCGGCTGGGCGACCTGATGTCGCGGCTGAACAGCGATGTGTCCGATGTGCAGCGCGTGGTCGGCGATACGCTGCTGTCGGTTGTCAGCAACGTGCTGTTCTTTGCAGGCAGCGTGACAATGATGCTGTGGCTCGACTGGAAACTGTTTCTGGTCGGCACAATATTGGTGCCACTCGCCGTCGCCAGCTTCCTGCATTTCCAGCGCCGGATGACCGAACTTTCACGCTCCATGCGCGAGAGCGGGGCGGACATCGGCAGCCTGCTCGTCGATACGATCATGGGTATGCGCACGGTCAACGCGCTGGGCGCGGAAGCCCACGAGGCCGAGCGGTTCCGCGCGGCCAATGGCGGGTTCATCGCAGCGATGCTGCGGATGCAGACTGTCTCGTTCATGACCGGCGCGTTGCCCGGCACGATCGTCACCGCATCGAGCGCGGCGGTGATGATCTACGGCGGCAAACAGATCATCGACGGAACGATGACCATCGGCGCGCTGGTGGCCTTCATCACCTATCATGGGCGGCTGCTCGGCCCGGTGCAGGCGCTGATGGGCCTGACCGCCAGCCTTGCCACGGCGCGTGTGGCGCTGGCGCGGATCTTCGAGCTGTTCGATACGGAGCCTGACGTGCGCGAAGCGGCATCGCCGCAGCCGCTGCCCCGCGTGTTGGGCGAGATCCGGCTGGATGGTGTGTCGATGGACCACGGGCGCGAAGAGGTGCTGCGCGATGTGGACCTCGTCATTCCCGCAGGCGCGATGACCGCCATTCTCGGGCCATCGGGGGCGGGCAAATCCACGCTGGCGGACCTGCTGGTGCGCTTCCACGATCCCGTGGCAGGGCGCGTCACCATCGACGGAACGGACTTGCGCAACGTGGCTTTGGCCGATCTTCGCACCCGGGTGCTGCTGGTCGATCAGGCACCGTTCCTGTTCAACGCAACCATCGCGCAGAACATCGCCTTTGCGCGCGGCGAAGCATCGCATCAGGAGATCGCGGCAGCGGCGAGCGCGGCAGGGCTGGACGCGCTGCTCGAACGCCTGCCCGAGGGACTGGAAACGCGCACCGGCGAACGCGGCCTCGCCCTGTCTGCCGGGGAGCGCCACCGCATCGCCATCGCCCGCGCACTGCTGCGCCAACCCGATGTGCTGATCCTTGACGAGCCGACCGCAGCGCTCGACGAAGCAACCGAGCTGGTCGTCGCGCGGGGCCTTCGCCGGGCCCTGCCCCACGCCACGCTGATCGTGATCACGCATAAGCCCGCGCTGGCCGAAATGGCCGATCAAGTGGTGCGGCTGGAGCATGGCCGCGCCACGGTGGGGCCGGTGGTGACCGCCCATGGCTGA
- the qhpC gene encoding quinohemoprotein amine dehydrogenase subunit gamma: MKHLKPLNKKALRIEETIASTDEDVIALQQKPMHTPMGCSISFSPGWEVDAGGGTAGLCQPAERDIYDCYVTCFWPVQVPDHVNYSPDWASNCATAAKDWRSLDIIFP; encoded by the coding sequence ATGAAGCACCTGAAGCCACTCAACAAGAAGGCCCTGCGGATCGAGGAAACAATCGCCTCGACCGATGAGGACGTGATCGCGCTTCAGCAGAAGCCGATGCACACCCCGATGGGCTGCTCGATCTCGTTCTCGCCCGGCTGGGAAGTCGATGCGGGCGGCGGCACGGCGGGCCTGTGCCAGCCGGCCGAGCGCGACATCTACGATTGCTACGTCACCTGCTTCTGGCCGGTGCAGGTGCCCGACCACGTCAATTACTCGCCCGACTGGGCCAGCAATTGCGCGACGGCAGCCAAGGACTGGCGCAGCCTCGACATCATCTTCCCGTAA
- the peaB gene encoding quinohemoprotein amine dehydrogenase maturation protein: MTTTLVPKYRRGDIHLFDAQDQGFVYLASAGAIFALDEGAASVMALLGEKQMAYGEMVGALVEAGYSRADADDLIRELRAVRGIVSDEIREAPLAPPAPPEDYPLQALVLNVTNQCNLACTYCYEFGADKIATPAGKPKYMTLETAKTSVDFLLDSSGDRESPHITFFGGETLMNFKLLRDVVLYANQASAARGKRMTYSLTTNATLLTDEIIQFLSDQAVGVTVSMDGPPDLQDKRRVYKSGKGSYAVMEPRLRKLIAGHKTRAITARVTLTDGVTDVIRIYRHLKDDLGFHEVGFAPVTDSGEQTYTLDTDGMDTVVSAFHELAAEWLAFALRGEMHGFSNVSETISELIQGTNKSHPCGAGLGLVGVSPSGDISPCHRFTDADTHVLGHVTTGLDKEKRTDFLTRGHVGAKYECTTCWARPLCAGGCHHEAFVRYGDTGHANLHYCDWIREWTDACLKIYGTVAARNPEFLERFAARKGLS; the protein is encoded by the coding sequence GTGACCACAACCCTCGTCCCCAAATACCGCCGCGGCGACATTCATCTGTTCGACGCTCAAGACCAGGGCTTCGTCTATCTCGCCTCGGCAGGTGCGATCTTTGCTCTGGACGAAGGCGCGGCCAGTGTCATGGCGCTGCTCGGCGAAAAACAGATGGCCTATGGCGAAATGGTCGGCGCTCTGGTCGAGGCGGGCTATTCGCGCGCCGATGCCGACGACTTGATCCGCGAGCTTCGCGCCGTGCGCGGCATCGTCTCTGACGAGATCCGCGAGGCTCCGCTCGCCCCGCCTGCTCCGCCGGAAGACTATCCGCTCCAGGCGCTGGTGCTCAACGTCACCAACCAGTGCAACCTTGCCTGCACCTATTGCTACGAATTCGGCGCGGACAAGATCGCAACCCCTGCGGGCAAGCCCAAGTACATGACGCTGGAGACGGCCAAGACCTCGGTCGATTTCCTGCTGGACAGTTCAGGCGACCGCGAAAGCCCGCACATCACCTTCTTCGGCGGTGAAACGCTGATGAACTTCAAGCTGCTGCGCGATGTGGTGCTCTATGCCAACCAGGCTTCTGCGGCGCGCGGCAAGCGCATGACCTACAGCCTGACGACCAACGCCACGCTGCTGACCGACGAGATCATCCAGTTCCTTTCGGATCAGGCGGTCGGCGTCACCGTATCGATGGACGGGCCGCCCGATCTGCAGGACAAGCGCCGCGTCTACAAGAGCGGCAAGGGGTCCTATGCGGTCATGGAGCCGCGCCTGCGCAAGCTGATCGCCGGGCACAAGACCCGCGCGATCACTGCGCGCGTCACGCTGACCGACGGCGTGACCGATGTGATCCGCATATACCGTCACCTGAAGGACGATCTCGGCTTCCACGAAGTCGGCTTCGCGCCGGTGACGGACTCGGGCGAACAGACCTATACGCTCGACACCGACGGCATGGACACGGTGGTTTCCGCGTTCCACGAACTTGCCGCGGAATGGCTCGCCTTTGCCCTGCGCGGCGAAATGCACGGATTCTCGAACGTCTCCGAAACGATCAGCGAACTCATCCAGGGCACCAACAAGTCGCACCCTTGTGGCGCTGGCCTTGGCCTTGTCGGTGTCAGCCCTTCGGGTGACATCTCGCCCTGCCATCGCTTCACTGATGCCGACACCCATGTGCTCGGCCATGTAACCACCGGGCTGGACAAGGAAAAGCGCACCGACTTCCTGACGCGCGGCCATGTTGGCGCGAAGTATGAATGCACCACCTGTTGGGCGCGCCCGCTCTGCGCAGGCGGGTGCCACCATGAGGCTTTCGTGCGCTACGGCGATACCGGCCACGCCAACCTGCATTACTGCGACTGGATCCGCGAATGGACCGACGCCTGCCTGAAAATCTACGGCACCGTTGCCGCGCGAAATCCCGAATTTCTTGAACGCTTTGCTGCACGAAAGGGCTTGTCATGA
- the peaA gene encoding quinohemoprotein amine dehydrogenase subunit alpha produces MTVAETVTQRTAERRVSRLLRSRIVQFIGLSALPATIVLAQAARDPSNPVETETGIPVTSAIVTENCGTCHTADAKGNLSRISWVRTTPEGWAQVIKRMVALNGLQITPSESRAVVRALSASHGLAPDEYKPVAYLPEHRMVNETNIPNETIRQSCASCHAFAQPLSWRRSKAEWGLLRNLHVAMYSQADAQYRRAVEDPTQPAVPAGGTKPLPVEVALEYMNKTAPLTTPEWTKWAARQQSAKLGGKWLVNAMLPGKGLYVGEMIVTPTTGDDDYTTAITLKSLKDGSVLTRTGKGLVYSGYSWRGTSSSGPEGASPDAPQDHETRETMAFSTDRKSAQGRWFWGDYKEFGFDVKLTKAAAEPSVVAVWPYALKAGAKGATLKLLGDAFPAALKASDIDLGKGVTISKIVSASATEAVLTVDVAADAAPGAHDVGLGGSVLAAGLPIFKKVDYLKVVPDTSLARLGGSEKHTPGYAQFDAIGYDSGLDGKPYTADDFALGPVEASWAMEEMPTVYYDDDTKYVGTLSSTALFTPAIDGPNPERKWGRNNYGEVWVVATAKSEKDALGKPLTAKSFMIVSVPAYKRWDQPEVAK; encoded by the coding sequence ATGACCGTGGCCGAGACTGTTACCCAACGCACTGCAGAGCGCCGCGTCAGCCGCCTTTTGCGCAGCCGAATCGTCCAGTTCATCGGCCTTTCCGCGCTTCCCGCAACGATCGTACTGGCGCAGGCAGCGCGCGATCCTTCGAACCCGGTCGAGACTGAAACCGGCATTCCCGTCACATCGGCCATCGTCACCGAAAATTGCGGCACATGCCATACTGCAGATGCGAAGGGGAACCTCTCGCGCATCTCGTGGGTGCGCACCACGCCCGAGGGCTGGGCGCAAGTCATCAAGCGCATGGTCGCGCTCAACGGCTTGCAGATCACGCCGTCGGAATCGAGAGCAGTCGTCCGCGCACTCTCCGCCAGCCACGGTCTCGCGCCCGATGAATACAAGCCGGTCGCCTACTTGCCCGAACACCGCATGGTCAACGAAACCAACATTCCCAATGAGACAATCCGACAGTCCTGCGCATCGTGCCATGCCTTCGCCCAGCCGCTGTCGTGGCGGCGTTCGAAGGCCGAATGGGGCCTGCTGCGCAATCTCCACGTCGCCATGTATTCGCAGGCCGACGCGCAATATCGCCGCGCGGTCGAAGATCCCACCCAGCCAGCGGTTCCTGCAGGCGGAACCAAGCCCCTGCCCGTCGAGGTCGCACTCGAATACATGAACAAGACCGCGCCGCTCACCACGCCCGAGTGGACCAAATGGGCGGCGCGGCAGCAGTCGGCCAAGCTCGGCGGCAAGTGGCTGGTCAATGCCATGTTGCCCGGCAAGGGCCTGTATGTGGGCGAGATGATCGTCACGCCCACGACCGGCGACGATGACTACACCACCGCCATCACGCTCAAATCCTTGAAGGACGGCTCGGTCCTGACCCGTACCGGCAAGGGGCTGGTCTATTCCGGCTATTCCTGGCGCGGCACCTCCTCCAGCGGCCCCGAAGGCGCCTCGCCCGATGCGCCGCAGGACCACGAAACGCGCGAGACGATGGCGTTCTCGACCGACCGCAAATCGGCGCAAGGCCGCTGGTTCTGGGGCGATTACAAGGAATTCGGCTTCGACGTGAAGCTGACCAAGGCCGCCGCCGAACCGAGTGTCGTCGCGGTCTGGCCCTATGCCCTGAAGGCCGGGGCCAAGGGCGCAACGCTCAAACTGCTCGGCGATGCATTTCCGGCTGCCCTCAAGGCGTCTGACATTGATCTCGGTAAGGGCGTCACCATCAGCAAGATCGTCTCCGCCAGCGCGACCGAAGCCGTGCTGACCGTCGACGTTGCGGCCGATGCCGCTCCCGGCGCGCACGATGTCGGTCTTGGCGGATCGGTGCTGGCAGCGGGCCTGCCGATCTTCAAGAAGGTCGATTACCTGAAGGTTGTGCCCGACACCTCGCTCGCCCGCCTTGGCGGCAGCGAGAAGCACACGCCGGGCTACGCGCAGTTCGATGCCATCGGCTACGACAGCGGTCTCGACGGCAAGCCCTATACCGCTGACGACTTCGCCCTGGGCCCGGTCGAGGCAAGCTGGGCGATGGAGGAAATGCCGACTGTCTATTACGACGACGACACCAAATATGTCGGCACACTCAGCTCCACCGCGCTGTTCACCCCAGCCATCGACGGGCCGAACCCCGAGCGCAAATGGGGCCGCAACAATTACGGCGAAGTCTGGGTCGTCGCCACCGCCAAGTCCGAAAAGGACGCGCTGGGCAAACCGCTCACGGCCAAGTCGTTCATGATCGTGTCCGTCCCTGCCTACAAGCGCTGGGATCAGCCGGAGGTGGCCAAGTGA